In Actinomyces marmotae, the DNA window GTTCCCCGCGCGCCTCCGGGCCCGGCCCCGTCATCGTCCTGCTCGGCCAGCATGGCCTCGTACTGGGCGGCGACGGCGGCCACCTGGTCGGCGCCGAAGACGAGGGCGAGGATCGGGGAGATCTCATAGCGCTCGTCGACGCTCGTAGCCCGCAGGAGCGAGGCCTTGACCATCTTGGTGATGGAGGCGCTCACGCGCCGCTCGAAGCCGGAGAGGTCCGTGGAGGCGCGCCGCCGGTAGATGGCGAGGTGGTCGATGAGTTCGGAGCGGTCGACGAAGACGCGCTGACCGCCGCCCATGGCGCGCAGGAGGAGGGTGCGCAGGTGGAGCAGGAGGGCGGTGTCGATGAGGGTCAGGGGCATGGCGCGCACCACGGAGGGGGCTTGGCCGGTGGGGTCGTCGGCGTTGCGCACGAACGCGAAGCCGGCCTCGCGGTCCACGATGAGGCTGAGGAACATATTGGCCAGGTGGTGGCGGACGGCGTCGATGTCGGCCATGAGGGCCTGCCAGGGCTCGGGGTGGAGGGCGGCGGAGAGGTAGGGGCCCTGGACGAGGCGGACGATGGCGCTACGGGTGGCGCGGGGCAGGGTTCCGGCGTCGCCGTCCCACAGCGCCCCCGGGGGCATCTCCGACGCCGGCTCAGCCGGGTCCGCGGGCGCT includes these proteins:
- a CDS encoding DUF4194 domain-containing protein, translated to MSPESPLQEMNLEVPPPPPGGVGAIPPPPPTRSSSPAAADGPAAPPEPEAPACQGAPADPAEPASEMPPGALWDGDAGTLPRATRSAIVRLVQGPYLSAALHPEPWQALMADIDAVRHHLANMFLSLIVDREAGFAFVRNADDPTGQAPSVVRAMPLTLIDTALLLHLRTLLLRAMGGGQRVFVDRSELIDHLAIYRRRASTDLSGFERRVSASITKMVKASLLRATSVDERYEISPILALVFGADQVAAVAAQYEAMLAEQDDDGAGPGGARGTRGSERPRGPRRSPSTPSADSQERP